One [Clostridium] saccharolyticum WM1 DNA segment encodes these proteins:
- a CDS encoding amino acid ABC transporter ATP-binding protein, producing MEEPLIQVQNLGKKFGEVEVLKDISVDIYKGDVVCVIGPSGSGKSTFLRCLNRLEEPTGGHILFEGVDIVDKKTDIDKHRQKMGMVFQQFNLFPHMTILKNLILAPMKLQGRSRQEAEVQALELLHKVGLADRANAYPNQLSGGQKQRIAIVRALCMNPDVMLFDEPTSALDPEMVGEVLNVMRELAEERMTMVVVTHEMGFAKEVATRVMFMDGGYFLEENEPNEFFTNPQNDRLKLFLSKVL from the coding sequence ATGGAAGAACCCCTGATCCAGGTACAGAATCTGGGGAAGAAATTTGGCGAAGTGGAAGTGCTTAAGGATATCTCCGTTGATATTTATAAAGGGGATGTGGTATGTGTCATCGGGCCTTCCGGTTCAGGTAAGAGTACCTTTCTCCGTTGCTTAAACCGTCTGGAGGAGCCTACCGGCGGACATATCCTGTTTGAGGGCGTGGACATTGTGGATAAAAAGACGGACATTGATAAGCACCGCCAGAAAATGGGCATGGTGTTCCAGCAATTTAACTTATTTCCCCACATGACGATTTTAAAGAATCTGATCCTTGCGCCTATGAAGCTTCAGGGGCGCAGCAGACAGGAAGCGGAAGTCCAGGCCTTAGAGCTGCTTCATAAAGTAGGCCTTGCTGACCGGGCGAATGCTTATCCCAATCAGTTATCCGGCGGACAGAAGCAGCGAATCGCCATTGTCCGTGCCCTGTGTATGAATCCGGATGTAATGCTGTTTGACGAACCAACCTCAGCACTTGATCCTGAGATGGTAGGAGAGGTGCTGAATGTTATGCGGGAACTGGCCGAGGAACGGATGACCATGGTGGTGGTCACTCATGAGATGGGCTTTGCCAAAGAAGTGGCGACCCGGGTCATGTTTATGGATGGGGGTTATTTCCTGGAAGAAAATGAACCAAATGAATTCTTTACCAACCCTCAAAATGACAGACTGAAGCTGTTTTTAAGCAAGGTGCTTTAG
- a CDS encoding amino acid ABC transporter permease, translating to MWEKLIDDFYQNFIVDDRWKYIADGLQNTLKITFFAVLIGILLGFLVAIIRSTYENTHKLKILNAICSVYLTVIRGTPVVVQLMIMYFVIFASTNPGQVPTAILAFGINSGAYVAEIFRSGISSIERGQFEAGRSLGFNYAQTMWFIIMPQAFKNVVPTLANEFIVLLKETSVAGYIGLQDLTKGGDIIKSRTYSAFMPLIAVAIIYLVMVMVFSYLVKLLERRLHRSEH from the coding sequence ATGTGGGAAAAGCTAATCGATGATTTTTATCAGAATTTTATCGTGGATGACCGTTGGAAATACATCGCCGACGGTCTGCAAAACACGTTAAAGATCACGTTTTTTGCAGTTTTGATCGGTATTTTACTGGGATTTCTGGTTGCCATCATACGATCAACCTATGAAAATACCCATAAGCTGAAAATACTAAATGCAATCTGCAGCGTATATCTGACCGTGATCCGGGGTACACCGGTGGTTGTACAGCTTATGATCATGTATTTTGTCATCTTCGCATCCACGAATCCGGGTCAGGTGCCTACGGCCATACTGGCTTTTGGAATCAACTCTGGTGCCTACGTGGCGGAAATCTTCCGGAGCGGAATCAGTTCCATAGAAAGAGGGCAGTTTGAAGCCGGCCGCAGCCTGGGATTTAACTACGCCCAGACCATGTGGTTCATCATTATGCCCCAGGCCTTTAAAAATGTGGTCCCTACTCTTGCCAATGAATTTATTGTTCTTCTAAAGGAGACTTCCGTGGCAGGATACATAGGGCTGCAGGATTTAACAAAAGGCGGCGATATCATTAAGAGCCGTACTTATTCTGCCTTCATGCCTCTGATTGCAGTGGCCATTATTTATCTGGTTATGGTTATGGTATTTTCATATCTCGTAAAATTACTGGAGAGGAGGCTGCACAGAAGTGAGCATTAA